DNA from Desulfotomaculum sp.:
AGTATACTTCTTTATCGGGACCCGGCTATCCTATCCCGGAGGGTTTTAAATTTTCGCGCCTGGTCAAGGGCAGGTTGTACTGCAACGTATCTGCTCTTCAGTGGGCTTATTATGATTGTTCCGGAATGCTGCCCAGAGATTTCAATCCCAACTGGGGAGGGCACCAGCCCGGGATTGAAATAGAAGACGCCGACCCCTATAAGGGTGAGATTGGCCTGGAAAGACAACACCGCGGGATGAAGGGCGTATCTCTGATCATGGAGGCGGCTGCCAATGCCTCCGGTACTTTTGCCGAAGTTGCTCATTCCGTCGAATCCCTGATCGGATCCGGATTCAGCCAGATTCCCGACCAAGGTTTTATTGATAAATACAATGAGTTGGGTCAAATCATTAAGGCATATTGTGAAAAATTCACTTTTTTAAGCGGGGTTGGCACCTTTCCGTTTGTGATGCTGCTGCAAAAACTGGCTGGATATTTAGGGCCGGAAACGATACTCGTGATAAATGGCTTAATGGTGGGCGGAGAATCGGGAATAACCAGCGCCGACCACGGCTACCGCTTAATGGAGATGGCCCAACTGGCCCGTCAGGATGAAGCCGCCGTCCAATATTTAACCGGGGACAATTTTGACCCCCGTTCCTGGGAAGATCATCTGCCGGAAAACTCTTCTTTTAAAAAGGAATTCCGGGAGTTTATCAAAGGTTATGGGCACCGGGCGGTTTACGAGCTTGATATCATAAATCCCCGTTGGGAAGAAGACCCCTCATATCTTATGGATATCATCAAGAGTAGCATGGCAACCGCAAACCCCAATCAATGGAAAGCTATGCAAAAAGAGAAATTTGAACGGGCCTGGCGGGAAGTACTTAAAAAGGCGCCCCCTGACGAACTGACGGAGATGCGAAAAGGGATCCGGGAGGCTCAAGAGGGGGCGGCTGTGCGGGAAATGACCAAATCGGTTCTAGTCATGGCCCTGAAACCTTATCGTTTAATAGCCCTGGAGCTGGGCAGGCGTTTTTCTCAGCGCGGCATTATTGAGGAGCAGAGTGATATATTTTATTGCTCCTGGCCGGATTTGGTTTCCATACTGGAGGGGGATTGGAACGGCGACGGACTGCGGACCCTGGTGGCGGCGCGAAAAGCAAGCCGGAGGGAAAAAGAGACGCTTGCTCCGCCTGACGTTGTTTTAGGAAAAGAGCCAATCTTTGCGGAGCCTGTCGTACAGGATTCCGGTAATTACCTGCAAGGAGTGGCAACTGCTGCAGGGAAAGCCTCCGGCATCGCCCGGCTGATCAGCCATCCGGGTGAAGGAAACAGGCTGCAGCCGGGAGACGTCCTGGTAGCGCCGTCCACCGACCCGGGCTGGACGCCGCTGTTTTTAAAAGCCTGCGCGGTGGTTATGGAAACCGGAGGATACCTGTCCCACGGGTCCATTGTGGCCAGGGAGTTCGGGGTCCCCGCCGTGGTGAATGTACCGGGTGTCATGAAAGCTATTCAAGAAGGCCAAAAAATAGTTGTCGACGGGGATGAAGGCAAAGTATTTCTCCAATAAAACATAGGCAATAAAACATAGGCAAAACATAAGGCGCCCAAAAATATTTAAAGGCCGGGTGAATTAGAGATGTTTGAAGCTCTTGCTAGAATTGCTGAGGTGAAAATAAGGGAAGCCATAGAAAATGGTGAGTTTGAAAATCTTCCGGGAAAAGGCAAACCCCTGGAGATTGATAATATGTCATTTGTCCCGGCCGAACTGCGCATGGCCTTTAGGATTATTAAAAACGCGGGGCTGGTACCCATGGAAGTCAGCTTAAATAAAGAGATGGAGACTCTCAAAAAAAAGATCGAAGAAAGCACAGATGAAACAGAACGGAAGACTCTCAAAAGGAAACTGATCGAGTTGGATGTAAGATACAATATTTTAAGGGAAAGAAATATCACTAGAAAGTAGAAGTAAAGGTGGCTGCCAAAAGGTAGATAGGTCGGCAAGCCAGTAATAAGAGTAAAAACAGGCAGGGGAACAGGGCCAAAGGCCTTAAATCCTTGCCGGTTGTTAAATTTCATAGCCTACCCAGATACAGTCGCGCATGTTGCCTTTTGCCGTCCAGGTGGTAAATTTTACGCGTCCTTTGATGCCTGGGGATAAATAGACCGCATGACCTTCAACCTTGCCGTATTGGTCAAGCAATTCCTTTAATACGGCTCTTTCATCAGGGCTCATCCCGATGGCATGGCCTTGAATTCTGTCCCCGCCAACCAAAATACCTCCGTCCTTTTTTGAATATCCAAACACATTAACAACCAGTTCCTGGTAATTTATTATTTTGATCCAGGCCGCTGATCTTCTGCCCGGTGTATAGTAGCTGTTTTTTTTCTTGGCCACCATTCCCTCAAGTTTCAATTCCCTGATGGAATGCCAGAGGTCCGTGCTCCTTTGGTCAACCCAGTCTATCTTACTGATTCCGTTTTTATCCTCCAGGACACCGGCAAGAATCTGCTTTCTGGCAGTTAACGGCAGGTCCATGGTAGATTTCCCATCGTTCCAGAGAATATCCCAAACGACATAGGATGCCGGCGTTTTCCAGGCGGTTTTTTTTGCCCGGGCGGAGCTGGACAGGTACCTTTGCATAACTGCTTCAAAATCAGGCCTGCCGTTGGTGAGAACAGTAACTTCGCCATCCAAGACAGCTTCCTGTGCAGAAATTTCTGGTATAAGCTCGGGAAACGCGTCTGTGCAATCTCTGCCTGTCCTGCTTTGCAGGCGTACGGCCTTACGGTCGTAGAACATCAGGAGCCTTATACCGTCCACTTTCCATTCGAAAAGGTAATCTTTGGAGTCGAATGGTTTGCCTCTTGTTTCGAGCAGCATCGGTTTTACAGGAAAATCCAGTACTTGGGACAACCTCCCTCTTAGTCCTACTCTACTACTCTGAAAATTGATGTACATTAGGGAGGTCAACTGCCTACATGCTCATGTTCGCCTCTTATACTTGTACGAACTCGTTCACCCTCGGGCTCGGTCAAAACTCGGCGCTTATGCGCCTCAAACAATTCCCTCGCTTATCCTCGGGTTCACTCGTTCTTTGAATGAAGGCTCAAAATCGCACTTAAGGCATTGACCTCCCTTGTTGCTGCAGCATGGGGGTCTATTTAAAAATGAAAATAGTCTTTGATGGACAGCTATAACCACGGACCATGACAATATGGATATTTTCACCATTTATCTTCTCCGGCCTATTCTTTTTTATGTATTTTAGCAGTCGACCCTGCAGGCTTTTCAAGCAGTGTATCTGGTACAGGTTATTGATTCATGGTATAATTACCTGTGGTTTTGGTATCTGCAATTTTCCTCAAATTGTCATTATTGTCAGAATACATCTCAAGTTTTGGGGGAGGATTCGGATGATCAGACAAAAAATAAAAGCATTAATCTATTTGACTCTTTTGCTTTTTTGGCTGTTGCCGGCGTGTACCGCCTGTGCAGGCGCCAATCGCAGCCGTGTTGTAGTGCTTTCAGTTGAAGGCCCAATCGTGCCGGTGACGGCAAGTTATATCCAGCGGGGGATTGATCTTGCTGAAAGTGAAGGCATTGCCTGCATAATTAAACTAAATACGCCCGGCGGTTTGTATGGTTCAACGCAGCAGATTGTTGATTATATTTTAAACGCTGAAGTGCCTGTGATAGTCTATGTGGCGCCTCAGGGAGGCTGGGCAGGTTCTGCCGGGACCTTTATTACTATAGCCGCTCATTATGCTGTTATGGCGCCCGGGAGCAGGATTGGCGCAGCCCATCCCGTTTCTGCCGGTACCGGACAAACTGAACAATCCGGCGTTTCGGGCCAGAAAATCACCGAGGACGCCGCAGCTTGGGTCCGTTCGCTTGCCCAGCTGCGCGGCAGGAATGTTCAGGCTGCAGAGCTTGCCGTACGTGAAAGCAAATCCTATTCTGATCAGGAAGCGTTAAAAATTAAACTTATCGACGCGCGCGCCCGCACAATGGACGAATTGCTTCAAAATTTAAACGGGAAAGAATTAACTGTCCGGGACGGAAGGATAATTATCCTGACGACAGTCAATGCAGATTTGTTTCCGGTGGCGATGAACTTTCGCGAGAAATTTTTAACGGCGATAAGCAATCCGGAAGTTGCTTATCTTCTTTTTACTTTAGGCATGATTGGCCTGATCGCGGAGCTTTACCACCCGGGAGCTGTATTCCCGGGTTTGGTAGGCGCTCTAGGCCTTCTTCTGGGCCTTTACGGACTTGGGACCCTTGACGCATACTGGGTTGGTATAATGCTGTTACTTCTTGCTTTCGGACTTTTTGCCGCCGAGGCTTTTGTAACCAGCCATGGAGTAATAGGCGCCGGCGGCGCCGTATCATTTGTGATGGGCTCAATTTTGCTTTTTTCAGGCAGCGGGACGGGGCTTGCCATTAGTCTCTGGTTAATAGTCGTCACAACCGCTTTCTTCATAGCCCTGGTTGGTTTATTGCTTCTGGCGGTTGTCAGGGGGCAAAAACGGCATGTAATTACCGGAACGGAAGGGATAATTGGACAGACGGCTGTTGCGCGCTCAACGCTAAACCCGGCGGGGATCGTTATCTTTTCAGGCGGTTTGTGGAATGCTGTTTCTGAAGAAGGAACTGTCGGCGAAGGTGAAGAGGTTGTTATAAAATCGGTAAAAGGCTTAAAATTAACGGTTATGAAAAAGAATAATAGTTAAAAAGGAGGTAAGGATGATGGGATATTTTACCACATCAATTCTGATCATTGTCATTCTGGTTCTTTTTGCGTCGGCTATCAGGATAGTGCAGGAATACGAGCGGGGGGTAATTTTTCGCCTTGGCCGCGTTGTAGGATCAAGGGGCCCCGGATTAATTTTGTTGATTCCCTTTATTGAACGCATGCAGAAGGTTGATCTCAGGGTAATAACGATGGATGTCCCAGCCCAGGAAGCCATAACAAATGATAACGTGACAATTAAGGTAAATGCCATAATCTATTTCCAGGTAGTAAACCCGGTTCAATCCGTGGTAAATGTTTTGGATTATATCCGGGCTACTTCACAGCTGTCTCAAACTACCTTACGCAGTATTATGGGACAGTCACAGCTGGATGAGATACTTGCTAAAAGAGAAGAAATAAACCAGCGGCTGCAAAAAACAATTGACGAAGGAACGGAGTCCTGGGGGATTAAGGTGAGCCTGGTTGAAATCCGGGACCTTGAACTTCCTTCCACCATGCAAAGGGCAATGGCCGCCCAGGCGGAGGCCGAACGTGAACGCCGCGCAAAGATAATCCATGCAGATGGTGAGTACCAGGCTTCTGAAAAGCTGGCCCAGGCGGCTCAAATTATTTCCCAGGCGCCGGCAGCCATGCAGCTTCGCTACCTTCAGACAATCAGGGAAATTACAACAGACAAGGCCAGCACGATAGTTTTCCCTCTGCCTATGGATTTGATTATGCCTTTGGTGAAACTGATGGAAAAGACGGAAAAATAGACCGGTTACCTATTAATATGGCGAGGTGGACTTATGAGGTGGAGCCAGGCCAGCGATATTGGCAGCGTACGTACTGTAAATGAGGACAGCATTTGTGTCCGTCCCGAGCTCGGTTTTTTTGCCGTAGCCGATGGTATGGGCGGAAACCGGTCGGGAGAAGTAGCCAGCCGCAAAATCCTGCAGGAACTGGAAAGCTTTTTAATTTTCTATCCGGACCAAAACCAGGATCCCGGTGTGATTCTGGCGGAAGGTGTTAAAAGGGCAAACAAGGCTGTTTATGTGGCTTCTTTCAAGAGTGAGGATTACCACGGTATGGGCACGACCTTAAGCTGTATTATAGTGCGGGGTGATACATTTTACCTGGCTCATGTAGGTGACAGCAGAATTTATCTGTTCAGGAACGGGACTATTGTTCAGTTAACCCAGGATCATTCGGTGGTCCAGGAGATGCAGAACGAAGGGGTTATCAC
Protein-coding regions in this window:
- a CDS encoding pyruvate, phosphate dikinase — its product is MHVEKSSGEYFFNWPEAFQAGVIAAGGKGWNLAKLDRYGFYVPAGGVLAARAYQISIEENNLFEDMAEITRSATVDNIGEKEIDQKLLLIREKIKAGQIPSNIRDEMESSLKSMGLLEEPVAVRSSATAEDSAQASFAGVHDSFLNVTGWENILEAVRDCYASLWTPRAAAYRRKLGLADQDVLPAVVIMKMVEARAAGVAFTCDPQTGREDLFVVNANFGLGESVVSGAIEPDTYYLDASAYYAVPRLKAKKTGAKQGMTMTCAGGGTRFVPNGDMASQQVLPDENIEKLGLLLARVFESLGECEEHQDVEWAFDGHNFVLLQARPVTALPCYTFDALKNKVQIWSNGNYRDALPMVISPLHRRVMKDGIDTIQYTSLSGPGYPIPEGFKFSRLVKGRLYCNVSALQWAYYDCSGMLPRDFNPNWGGHQPGIEIEDADPYKGEIGLERQHRGMKGVSLIMEAAANASGTFAEVAHSVESLIGSGFSQIPDQGFIDKYNELGQIIKAYCEKFTFLSGVGTFPFVMLLQKLAGYLGPETILVINGLMVGGESGITSADHGYRLMEMAQLARQDEAAVQYLTGDNFDPRSWEDHLPENSSFKKEFREFIKGYGHRAVYELDIINPRWEEDPSYLMDIIKSSMATANPNQWKAMQKEKFERAWREVLKKAPPDELTEMRKGIREAQEGAAVREMTKSVLVMALKPYRLIALELGRRFSQRGIIEEQSDIFYCSWPDLVSILEGDWNGDGLRTLVAARKASRREKETLAPPDVVLGKEPIFAEPVVQDSGNYLQGVATAAGKASGIARLISHPGEGNRLQPGDVLVAPSTDPGWTPLFLKACAVVMETGGYLSHGSIVAREFGVPAVVNVPGVMKAIQEGQKIVVDGDEGKVFLQ
- a CDS encoding DUF1992 domain-containing protein yields the protein MFEALARIAEVKIREAIENGEFENLPGKGKPLEIDNMSFVPAELRMAFRIIKNAGLVPMEVSLNKEMETLKKKIEESTDETERKTLKRKLIELDVRYNILRERNITRK
- a CDS encoding serine protease codes for the protein MIRQKIKALIYLTLLLFWLLPACTACAGANRSRVVVLSVEGPIVPVTASYIQRGIDLAESEGIACIIKLNTPGGLYGSTQQIVDYILNAEVPVIVYVAPQGGWAGSAGTFITIAAHYAVMAPGSRIGAAHPVSAGTGQTEQSGVSGQKITEDAAAWVRSLAQLRGRNVQAAELAVRESKSYSDQEALKIKLIDARARTMDELLQNLNGKELTVRDGRIIILTTVNADLFPVAMNFREKFLTAISNPEVAYLLFTLGMIGLIAELYHPGAVFPGLVGALGLLLGLYGLGTLDAYWVGIMLLLLAFGLFAAEAFVTSHGVIGAGGAVSFVMGSILLFSGSGTGLAISLWLIVVTTAFFIALVGLLLLAVVRGQKRHVITGTEGIIGQTAVARSTLNPAGIVIFSGGLWNAVSEEGTVGEGEEVVIKSVKGLKLTVMKKNNS
- a CDS encoding Stp1/IreP family PP2C-type Ser/Thr phosphatase, producing MRWSQASDIGSVRTVNEDSICVRPELGFFAVADGMGGNRSGEVASRKILQELESFLIFYPDQNQDPGVILAEGVKRANKAVYVASFKSEDYHGMGTTLSCIIVRGDTFYLAHVGDSRIYLFRNGTIVQLTQDHSVVQEMQNEGVITKEEARNHPYRHVLTRALGVELNMETDIDHFQLLPGDIILLCSDGLSGFVSDETILQVVLNAADLDQAVNALVQCALNAGGADNVSVVLVAVD